Proteins from a single region of Rhodovibrio salinarum DSM 9154:
- a CDS encoding TRAP transporter small permease subunit: MQYLYFVDRLSMFTGKAFAWCIIILTLGGSYEVFVRYLLNSPTGWAYDMSYIMYGALFLMAGPYALSRDGHVRGDVVYRLFPQRVQAGIDMLLHIVFLLPGVAAMMYQGAFYAQESWTYMETSIFSPMGIPIYPLKTLIPFAGLLLFLQGTAEVTRCVWCMKHGYWPQRLRDVEETETAIMHQQEAEHGDKLGTGGQA; encoded by the coding sequence ATGCAGTACCTGTATTTCGTCGACCGGCTCAGCATGTTCACCGGCAAGGCGTTTGCCTGGTGCATCATCATCCTGACGTTGGGCGGGAGTTACGAGGTCTTCGTTCGCTACCTGCTGAACTCGCCGACCGGCTGGGCGTACGACATGAGCTACATCATGTACGGCGCCCTGTTCCTGATGGCCGGGCCCTATGCCCTGTCGCGCGACGGGCACGTTCGTGGCGACGTCGTCTACCGGTTGTTTCCGCAGCGCGTGCAGGCAGGCATCGACATGCTTCTGCACATCGTCTTCCTGCTGCCGGGCGTGGCCGCGATGATGTATCAGGGTGCGTTTTATGCGCAGGAGAGCTGGACGTACATGGAAACGTCCATCTTCTCGCCGATGGGCATCCCGATCTATCCGCTTAAAACCCTGATTCCGTTTGCCGGTCTGTTGCTGTTTCTGCAGGGCACAGCCGAGGTCACGCGCTGCGTGTGGTGCATGAAGCACGGCTATTGGCCGCAACGTTTGCGCGACGTCGAGGAAACCGAGACCGCCATTATGCACCAACAAGAAGCCGAGCACGGTGACAAGCTCGGGACGGGAGGCCAGGCATGA